From Micropterus dolomieu isolate WLL.071019.BEF.003 ecotype Adirondacks linkage group LG21, ASM2129224v1, whole genome shotgun sequence:
AGTAATGGATCTCTAACCATGGCCCTCCAGTACCGACTGGTGGCTCCCAGGCAGCAGATATCCACAGGAGACAGAAAGGTCATGATCAGGAACTGCATGTCCACCTAAAGGAGGGTAGccctatgatgatgatgatggcttGTATTTCTATACATAAGTGCATTAACAAGCGATACACCATATTCTTCCAGGTCCCCCCACAAGCTggatgttgtgttttattgattcTGTGCCCACCAGTTTCAGTTCTAATTTACTGCCTAGTCTGAAAAAATTATCTCTGCAAtagataaacaataaaacatcatcaacaaaaaacagaagataCTCAACTACACAACTACTAACACTAGCAAATCTATTATTAATACAAACACGCAAAAGTGAAAGTGATCGAAAACAAACTTTGCAAATCCAACCATGTAGTGCACGAGTGTAAGATGTGTATGCAAATACAGTGGGaaaaataggcctactatatttccctctgacaagtagtggagtagaagtaggaAGTAAGTTGGTCATGTAAAGTACTTATTTCCGCAATATTTAACTTGCTTTTTTCACTTTATGAAATGTGACATCAATCTGACATTGTCCTGACATTAATTAGTCTAATTAAATGACTTTTACCgaaattacatttttgcacAGTTGAATAGgcctaaatgaaaaacattccCATTAATGATTCGTATTTGTCTCACCGGTAAGGTATCCAAAAAGCTCGGTTGCGGTTGTCCTCCCGTGTCCACACCAAGCGTCAAGTCATCTCTGACAACTTTACCACTATTTGGAAAATATCTGTCTCTGAACCGCCTGAGACTGCGGATCACTACTGACTCGGTGAGCTGCTGGATCTTTCCTGCCATCGCTTCAAATTTGAGTGGTCACATATGAATAGCTACTAACAAAGAGTAATATGGAGATGATAGCAAAGTTGACGTTTCCCTAACTCTTGTCACACTTCCTTGTTGCTGGCGAGAGTGccgcattgtgggtaatgtagttCCACGATCATGTGCAGCCGACCTTACACCAACCTACCCTAcaccacacaaaaaacaaaaaacattataaatcTCTTACAAAATCATACAATTCTTGCtaaactctttaaaaaaaaaaataagcacaTGAAGCAGCAACTATCCATTGATAGTTTACATGAAAAACacttgtggcttttgtgtttttctttaggGCAGAGCAGTTTGCAATACAGTTTTGTCATgcatgtagtgcagtaaaattCACATAAACATGTGTTCCTCACTTGTTTTACATGAattgattttaatttgaaaggGATGCCGTACAGCGGCTTCACCCAATGCAGAGACTCACTCTGTTGATGTTTTGGAATATTGTCTGACAGTTTGTTGTCCTGTAGTTCTCAGTATGATTATTTGCAATGACCATATTTACAATGTGAATCTCTGGCTCTGGTGTGAACAATCAAACACTAACACCAGAAGAGTGGGAGAGGTTATTAAAAGAATTTGATTGGATTTACAGCAGTGACAGATCCTCGTTATTACAGCACTTAGTTACTTACGGATTCTCATATCAAAAAACCAGATGACACCTGCAACAGTATAGCGGCTCAGATTTGGTGGAACCCGTTGCCCAGCCTCTCTCAAACTCTTCCCATGGTTCACAACATGGTCAACCACAGTAGTTCTGATTTCATCTGTTACGTTCCtgactccctcctcctcctcgtacTCCTTCACCTCCCTTGTCcatgtcctcctcttcctcctgtaaCTCTCACCCCTTTAAAGCCTCCATTGTTGGCCAAACTAAATGTTTAACTGTGGCCTATTTAGGTGTAGTGCTCAAGCTCTGATTGGTATGTGAAATAAAACTCAAAAGTGTGAAATGCCAATTgactgtaaagtagtgagttgTGTTTAAAGCTTTGCAAAAAGTGTTATAAAATTACaaactgagtgtaaagcagAGAACATGCACTCAGGTTGGCACACTTGATTTGGCTACTAGTGTTAACAGTTTCAGAAATAGCACTTCAAGAATGACTGTATTTAAGcattcagaaaaaactgtaaaacaatgCGCGTGTTTATTGTCAACGaggacataaaaaaagaaaatgattttcGTCTAAACAACACAGATTCTCTATTAATAGTTATACTATCAAGATTATTCAAGTGGCAGAAAAATTTTACTTGCAATGAATGGGAATACAAGTGGCGCATTACAAAGCTGGTATGAACAAATCTGAACATACTTCAAATGGTCATGAATACATCATTGTCAAACAGTTTTTGAACACATTTCTTTGCCTTTAGTGTGTATattgtatacacacatacatacatatataatgtatatgcaattataatatattaaaagcataacaaaatggcaacaaaataaataaaatgttactgtGCAATGTCTTATTTCCAGCTGGATTATCTTCAAACTTGTAACAATcttaaaaaatgaagaaaaaaaggtCAATTTTATTAATAAcctttttatattcatattaatgttattataacACATTCTCAGAGCAAAAATAAGAGCCCTGTCAAGAGGCTGGAATCAGGATGATAACTGCATTTTCAGCAGGACAGGGCAAAAAAATTATTCAACAGCCTCCTCTCTGCAGCCCCTGCCGGTTTTACACCATCTGTCTTATACTTTCTAACCTCTCATTCACCAGCTTTGGCCAGGGCCGTTTGGCATGGGATGAGGTTGCCTATAGACATTGATCCAAAGACTCCTTTCTTCACATTTACCTTCTCCCCATGCCTCCCCTTAACATTCCACAACATTACAGCCCACCTGATGGCTTCCATTTTTATTTGGGGTTGACAGACACTTGAATGCTGAACTTAGATCTGTGCCTGAGGGCAACTTCAACACAGGGGCAGCTCGTGTTCACTGTAAAATACTAAGGATTTCCTTGGCATTCTCCGTGTTCCAGCCCTGGCCCTGCAGAGGGCCCTCACAGGCAAGCACATATTTGTTGAGGATCTGTGTGCCAATGTCCCGAAACTGGAGGCGATCTTCTTTGCGATCCATTGTGTCAGCGCTGCAGTCCTCATACTTGACTGCCCAGAAACACATTTCTCCGATGTACATCATTGTCAacaggtgtgtgtctgagaaAATGCCTGGCCAAAAAGATAAGCAGGTAGTGAGTATGATCAAATGGTCCAACTGGACTGAAGCAGCACAAGAGTTTTTGTTATTCAGAGATAACTAATGATGTATTTACCTTCAGATAGGAAACTTGCTGTAGCAGTATCATGGAGCACTACCCCATCGTTGAGCTTCACAGAGTTTCTCACCTGCAGCATCCGCATCAGGTAGCGCACCCCTTCCTGAATACACtggattaaaaaatattatcagTCAGATGAGCATTAGGCCTAATTAAACTACcagcaaaacaaattaaatttgtttGGCAGAATCATCAAGCCTACATCTCTTTTCACAAATACAATTTACTGAATCTACAGTTTACTGAACTACTATTCAGATCTTTCCACAGTGTGGTACCTTAAGGAATGTGTCCTTGTTTTTCTTGATCCACTGTTTTCGTTGATGAAGGGTGTGGCAGTACATGTACAGCAGAGCTCCACGTCTCCAATAGAGGCATTCTAACAGCTCTAGGCCCAGCACAGACTGCACCTACCACAGACCAAAATACATGATAGTGCTGTcacaccagtgtttcccacagaatgactgtGCTGGGGCAGGAGCAGCAGggtatatttctatttctagtaggttatctatttcacacatttaattctacttcattatccactttattttagtgtttactcactacttgAACCTCCTCACCTTGGTTTTCCTTTCAGTTCTCTTTtcctcacactcacacctacaGCCTTGGTCTCTTACTGCAAACATAATGGCTTTgccctgtctctttctctctccctgtatgtctgCTGTGCTGACTTTTTttcatcagcagtatgttttataaagtcgtaGAAAAGACACATAACTTGATTTTTCCACCCGCAAATTCGTTTTTACAGCAGCAATTGCGctgcatgtggaggaggcttgttgatGACGTAGCCTTTCGAAACGAACATGGTGccaaatgacatctgcacttttgtcactgttgctttacctggtctgtgcttgtaaaatatccaccgtgtttGCATCTTGTAATGTAATATCAGATAAcatctctctgtatttctctgcaaaatgctaaaatgggatgccaaatatactttggcgGCTGTTAGTATACCTGGGCGGCTTGCCCAAGtctatatgtgggaaacactgcacacaaTGCCATGAAAGTAAATGTTTAGATGTTTGTTTTAGAGCCATAAACcaaaagacaaaattaaaatgGAATAGTCCTCTTATTGGGAATACTTGATAATCAAGTTCTTACATATTTGTTTTCCCCTCAGATATTGAACTATACATTGCACAGTTAATGATGTTCTTCCTCATTGATTTCATGCCAAGCACGGTTGGTCACATAAGTGAGTGCAATGAGAAACAATCACACTGCCACTCAAAACTGTTTTGagatacacatatacatacttcTTGTGCTGGTGCTAGCCTCCCTGCCAAAACTTCTGGCTCGGTCAagtcctgcagcagctgctggatTTTAAATGGTGAACAGTCCTCAGGGAACTCCTGGTCCaccagtttattctcttcataaAAAGTGATGTCTAGAATCACCtagataatgaaaaacaaatatataccCATAACTAACATTGAGTACAAAGTCCTTACTAACTTTAGTCAGAGTTTAGACCACTTCACATTACCAAGCCCCCCTTAACTAAAGTCATTAACGATCAACAACCAACCACTGACTCTAGCACACCCTTGGTCTTAATTTTCCTCAGCCTAAGCATCCCTTAAGACTTGGTACCAAGTCAAGTAACTTGTTTTGCAGCTTGAGCATTCATTTTCACTCCTACATTCTTAAAGCTATAATGATGGCTTCCACAAAGTAAATATTACCCCTATTGGTAAACGTATAGAATATATGATATTCAAGTAAAATGCTAAACTGAAGGGCCTCTGCAGGTTTGAGGTTTATAGTCATAATACGAAAATGTTGGTAACCGATTAACTGCTTGCGTCAATTATCGAGCAAAACTACCAAGCATTTGGTGGTTCAGCAGTCTCAAATTTAAGGGATGCTTTCCCCTGTTTCACATAATTATTAAACATGATTGAATACCTTTGTGTTTTGCACAGCGAAACTGACATGGGGATACTTCACTTTATCTGGTGTTTTATAAACTAAACGGTTAATTGAAAAAAGAGTCAGATACTAATcactaatgaaaataatcattaactgCGGCTCTAGACATTTAATTGAGTTCGATGTAACGACGTACCTGTGTGTAATCCTGGAGCACCTTAGAAAGGTTGCTACTCTCCCCTCCTTGTCTGTAATAGCTTTTCAACTTGTCTAGTATGGCAGACGCATTCTGTAAATAGTCGTCATCTATGGAAGAACGATGTGTTAACACATTAGCAATAACAGACCGAAACTCAAGACAAATGATCACCAACGTTACACATTTATAGTACTACTGTTGATGATTGGCACACACAAAGTTAAGGCAAAATAATTCGTCTAACGGTAACATAGCACAGCAAGTTTTAACGTTAAGTTACTATCATTGCaagaaatgtgtaacgttactaCAACACAGAATAATACACTTCAACACAGAATAATGGCAACGTTAGTTCGACAATTTACTCTCAACTCTGGTTTATTTAGTATTAACGTTTAATACCAGAGGCGGCATCATGCTTCATAGTCAGCTAACGTCCACTTAGACGTTCGTAAACAATAATGCATTTTAGCtaacagttaacgttagcttacgCTAGCCGTCAAAACCCAGATCATTCAAAAGCAATGATCGGTCAGTGTGTAAACATCCCCATACCGTTACTAAGTTAACATTATACCGCATGTAAGTTAAAGGTAGGGCAAGTATTATTTGTCAACATGCAACATTTCATCAGACAACAGCTGTTGTTATGGTTCCAAGCTATGTTAGATAACGGTAGCTAGCTTGCTGGTTGGCTCATAAACTGATCAAGCATATTAGCCACGCATACAAGGTGCCGAGAATGGCCACAAGGCGACAAAAATAATAACGTCTTATCGATACCTTGCTTTTCAGCTCTGAGACTAGAACACTTGATGTCTAACTCAAATATCCTTCTCTCCAACTCGAAACCTTGTCGCCTGTATTCGTCGGCCATGACTAAAAGTATTGGTCACGTGAGCAAGGGATTACTCACGTGCTCTTTCGATATGCCgttaatttctgttttcttgtgtgCACGGGCCTCGGGcagctctaaaaaaaaaaaacaaagcgtACCGTTTATTCATCGTCATTACATACTGCATTATGCTACTTATTTCACCCTTGAGATCTGAAATACCGTTAACATCAAAGCATCTTGACGTGGTAGCGTAATTTAGTGGTGGTGAAAGGGTTATATTTAAATGAGCTTGCCAAGCCTCCTGTTTGCCAGCCCGCTGGTCCAGCCCATTCAGAAACCAGCCAATGTCATCTTCGCGCTGACTTTTGGGTCTCTGAGCTAGCAGTGCTAGTAGCAACATATTGCGACGTTGCAGCCTGCATCATCTCATGTGTCCTTCACTGGCTGGAGCTTTCACTCTGCTCCTCGGCTTGTCTCATACCCCGGTATTAGCTTCAAAACATGGCGGCCCTCAAAGCTTTGTGCAGAGCGCAGAATTTATTCTTCAAAAATCCCTCAGGTCCATGCAGAACCAAATTAAACTTCGCTTATCTCCACTTGAGCAAGGTCGGTATTTAAACGGTAATTAAGATCATTGTAGAAATAATAAGTTAATTTATAAGTAACGTTAggttgaaatgaaatgtttgaaaatggCTGGGTAagattaaaatgcaaaaatattatgaatattGTAACGTTATTCCACTTGTCTTACATTATTTCGGATGGAAGTGAGCTATGGTTTGGTAATTTACCAAATCTTCAcatattatttttgttcagtttagTTGTCAGTGATATCGTGGACTGACCGCAAGGTGCTTGATGACGCTACTCAATAATTTCGTCAGAACACTTCGTAACCAGATTGCAAACTGATGATAACTTTCAGTAAAGCATTTGATAATTTGAGCTCGTGCCATTTCACGGGTCATTGATCTAAAAATCATAACAATAGTCAAACCCGCAGCTTGACGTGCAGGATAGTTTATATGTCCAGTGTTGTAGGCGAAATGAGGTGCTTGTATAATAATCCAACCCTACCAGCATACCTTTTACACAGAACGTCTTTGCAATATTTCCATCGTGTTTATTTTTGGCAGTGCCCATAGTCTTGACATTGTACAAGGTTATCATGCATATGAGTAATTTGATTTCAGAAAGCAATGTGGTGTCTGAGATGAGAACTATTGAGGGATACAAATGTAGGAAATTCTTAATATAATATTAAGAAGGATTCTTGGTGGAGTAGCAAAAtgcataaatgttttaaaatctgAGCAGCAGCCTCTGAAATATTGTACAATATGATCAATGAACAAACAATGTTGACAGTAATGGAAGCAAACCATGTATCAAAGTTTTGATTAGTGAAGACAGAGATGTTATGTGTTATCTATGGAGGAACAAAAGGAGCTTCCCATTGAACATCATAATGTGTTTATGGTCAAAATTGGCCTTGGTAACCTCTAGATGTTACTGCAATATAGTAAGTTGAACCTTTAGACTGGTTTTAAACCATCTGGATGACGGTAAACTGGCTTTTCATTTGTAGGGCTGCGCTCTAAACGACTCGTGCGTTATCCTAGATACATGTATCCATATAAAGAAAAAGAGGGTCGCACAGAAATATATCATTCAGTAAGTTTATTTAGTATCTGTCTGGCAACTGGCTTTTCATTAATTGTTCATAGTTTGATGCCTTTCTTTTTGCAAGTCATACAGAACAGATATTGACAggaaatgtttcatttcaatGTTTCAAGTAAGCAATATTGCATAACAAGGCGTATATGCTCATTTTAAGTAGACAAAGAAAAGTGATGAACAAGGAGGGACATCACAATGCAAAGTGATGTGGAGTTTTCTCATCTGTCTGATCTCTAATAGTTCACTATTTAAATAGCCAACAGAAATCACAACAATATAATATCAAATGTCATTATTACAGATTTACAATGTGATTGCAATAGTCAGCATAATGGGGTTCGGGAAGTAGTCATGGTTCCAGTCCCAATTATTGGTGGTAAAACACAGCTAAATATCTTGTGAAATAATTGAAGATAATTGGTCTGAGCACCACAAGTACAATTTTAGTTGATCAGTATTTACAGAGAGGATTTCAAATTTTAGTCCTCAGTTAActctgttgggtttaggctctTGGCTGTGGGCTGCTCTAAACCTCTGCTGCTTTTGTTGTAGGATTTGTTCAGCAGTTTTGCTTATCTTTCCCTTCCTCTGCTAAATAAACTGGATCAGCTATTAAAACTGTACAAACGTATTAGCTGTCCTCAGGCATCAGGCCATTTTTTAAACTACcaactttttacattttttaagcGTTATGCTGATGATGCATTTATTCAGAACCGCTTACAGTGAGTTTCTGTTGTTATGgaactctttaaaaaaaaaatatataaataaataaaggaacatGTTTCGTTAAGTCTTAGGgacctgttgtttttctttctacaGACCTGCGGTTGTTACTTTTCTACGTCCAGCCAGAGGAGTTCACAGTTCTACTCGGACCCTACAGAGGCAGTCAAAGACATCCCAAATGGAGCTACCATTCTAGTGGGAGGTAAGACATAATATTTTTCACACACAGGCTCCAAGATTGTAGGATGGTTACATAACACCTCATTGACAGTGCTGGCAAATTACCTTAGTTTTTAACTGcatgcaagttttttttaactgatgaAAAAGATGTTCAGCAATGTACGTGTAAGGACAACATTTACAGCAAAGTGAACTTGAACTCTGACAGGCATGGTGGTTTATtagcattcacacacagaggGCACACAAGTTACACAGCTCTTATTTATAGTCATGTGAGGAGTGACATTGTTAAACATTTTCCACTGTGTCACACTTCTATCTaggggtgtgtatgtgtgtgtggtgggggatCTTTCTCAGTGTGATTTAAGAAATGTTGTCTAACAACCTATATACACCGGGCTAGAATTACTTGAGGCTTGATCCAGCATTTACCATGTTATTGGACTTGTGTGATTTGTAATAGCTGGAGATGTCATCTTCTTTTTTCTGTACAAATGAATGAATTGAAGTTCCAACTTAAATTACCATATTTCACCTTTTCACAGCTTTACAGTGCTTCTTTGGTTGCttcaatttttgtttttgttattatgcATTACCTACTCTTTTTTTTCCAACACAGGCTTTGGATTATGCGGTATCCCAGAGAATCTTATCAACAGTTTACTGAAAACCGGCGTTAAGAGTCTCACTGCAGTCAGCAACAATGCAGGGTAAGTCAGTTTGGAGGGGAGGAAGCATGTGTGTACCATACATGCATGCttagcacacatgcaggcgCCTGCATGTAAACCTGTGCTGATACCGGGTAGTGCATTCCATAGTACAATTGATAttgatttaatacattttcccCTCATGCAAACATCAAAGTCCTGCTTATTTCCTCCAACAAATGATAGCATGGGCTATCAAAAACAGGAATCAGTGAGTAAGACTCTCCTGGCCCATGTCAATCCCTCCCGTGTAGGCCCCCAGCTAGTGAATAGAGAATCTTGATTGGACTCATGAAGGAGTCTGTTTCTTCATCTGCTTATAGACATGTTTTAAATTCATATTAGAGAGGTTTTGGTGACCTTGACGCTGTATCTTCAAACAGGCAATGTTGACCTGGAGAGATGCCCAGAAGTTAGCTTCCGATAAGTAATCAGAGCTGCAGACACAAAGGAAAAGGGGTTTGATGTGATGGCCACTCCTTTAGTGGCCAGGTGATATcgtgtgtgatgtgtgtctttctctgtggTTACTGCTGACCTCACATTTTCGATtgtccttttattgtggccagcctaaggcacatcTGTGCAATACACATGCTGTCttatcagcatcttgatatgctacacctgtgaggtggatggattatctcagcaaaggagaagtgctcactaacacagattttgacagatttgtgaacaatatttgagataaataggccttttgtgttcaTGAGgtgctcatgatgaatgggggcaaaaacaaaagtgttatccaacgaaggttgaggtcaaggacaactggacttggttgaagatactagaagactttttgtccctcatccaagagacttcttcagttctaactgactggtagggaagctcagctatttaacctcatcATCGTTAGCTAGGAttgtcgataccgctggttcgttagtgctcctggctgaggtaacgactgtcgtcatgGTCGCTAGAACCACCAGGGATcaggagtttttatttttcagtttctgttttactATAGCAACTTggaccatccatccatccatcgacgaccgcttatcctgcatacagggtcacggggggctggagccaatcccagctgacatcgggcgaaaggcggggtacgccctggacaggtcgccagtccatcgcagggccaaacatagacagacaaccactcacactcacatccacacctaaggactaTTTGGggctgtgaggcgacagcgctaaccactgcCCCGGCCCACACTTGGATCAATCTTCGTTTTTGCTTAGCTCAACAGGGCCGATCAAAgaagtttactttccatttgGTGTGAGTTTAATCTCCAAACgtcaatagcgatagccttagagagCTGTGCCTATACTCATataatctggagttacagtacgtaaccacAGTTTTGTTGGGGCTGAAGTCAGCGCTGGGTTGTGTGATAGGCTCAACAGAGACGGTGTggagaagagagtgaaagaggaaaaagaaatgtgtgatgCCGAAAAAAATTTATGGATTATTGTAAGTCATATTTATATCTTCTCGTGCATATGTAAGTGTACAATCGGTAAAAGTAgagggtccagcacaggggaagctgagccagggatAGGCCTATTCAGAGATAaagatgagggatttgatttttatgtacacacatacacactgctgtattttatgggattgtattgtagtttttgagtatatttaagtattttagccctctgactgactcaggcttgcctgacctggtcttgttcagtgcagagctgccttgcttatacaaactaaagaggcaggtgtcatcctgaagtttcttgaaggtcgtCACCATAATCGGATTCACTatgcaacaaaaacactaatacgtattcaaataactgcaaaaaacatttcttacgTATTAAAAGGCCTCTCCGTCTCAAAGTCCcaggctgaatttcagtcccagtacatccctgCGTGTGgggtcaggtgtgtgtgtgtgtttgggtggggGGGACATGAGAGTCAGTGGGGGACCCCGGCCTTGTTGAGAAGGCCCACTGCAGTCGGAAAGAAAGTGTACTTGTGGCGCTAGgatttggtcctgatggaccgcagcctcctgctgGAGTGGGGTGTCTGAAACTGTTTGTGTCTGGGGTGGAAGGGGTCTGCCACAAcctttcctgcacgcctcagagtccgGGAGGCTTGCAGGTCCTGGAGGGATAGAAGGTGGCAACCAATCTCCTTCTCTGCAGACTGCAGAATGAT
This genomic window contains:
- the rimoc1 gene encoding UPF0600 protein C5orf51 homolog isoform X2, whose protein sequence is MKHDAASDDDYLQNASAILDKLKSYYRQGGESSNLSKVLQDYTQVILDITFYEENKLVDQEFPEDCSPFKIQQLLQDLTEPEVLAGRLAPAQEVQSVLGLELLECLYWRRGALLYMYCHTLHQRKQWIKKNKDTFLKCIQEGVRYLMRMLQVRNSVKLNDGVVLHDTATASFLSEGIFSDTHLLTMMYIGEMCFWAVKYEDCSADTMDRKEDRLQFRDIGTQILNKYVLACEGPLQGQGWNTENAKEILSILQ
- the rimoc1 gene encoding UPF0600 protein C5orf51 homolog isoform X1, with the protein product MADEYRRQGFELERRIFELDIKCSSLRAEKQDDDYLQNASAILDKLKSYYRQGGESSNLSKVLQDYTQVILDITFYEENKLVDQEFPEDCSPFKIQQLLQDLTEPEVLAGRLAPAQEVQSVLGLELLECLYWRRGALLYMYCHTLHQRKQWIKKNKDTFLKCIQEGVRYLMRMLQVRNSVKLNDGVVLHDTATASFLSEGIFSDTHLLTMMYIGEMCFWAVKYEDCSADTMDRKEDRLQFRDIGTQILNKYVLACEGPLQGQGWNTENAKEILSILQ